The bacterium genome segment GGTCGTCCGGCCAGAGCCGCCAGGGGGACGACGCGCGCCGTGATGGAGAGCGCCGCCGCAGCGGCCAGGGCGCGCGGGCTCATCCCGGACGCCAGGTGCCCCACCAGCTCGCTCTCGGCGAAGACGCCGCAGGTCGCCGAGAGAACCAGCCCCTCCGCCTCGTCGAGCCCGACCGTTTCCCACTCTTCGAGCCGGAGCCCTATCCTCGCCGCCGCCAGCTCGAGGAATCTCCCCGTTCCGGCGGCGCAGCGATCGTTCAGCGCGAACCCCGCCGGACGGCCGTCGGGCGTCAGCCAGAGGAACTTGGCGTCCTGTCCGCAGATGTCCAGGCAGGCCGCCGCGTCACGGTCGAGGGCCCGGGCTCCCAGAGCGAGGCAGGTTATCTCGGTCAGCGTCCGATCGGCCCCGGGAACCAGCCGCCTGCCGTACCCGGTGCCCACGGTGAAGCCAGGCCTCCCGACCGCCGCGTCGGCGATGACGTCCCGTGCGGCGGATGCGAAATCCTCGCCGGTGGGTCTCAGGGACCGGCCGATTATCTTACCGCCCGCCAGAGCGACAGCCTTGGAGGTCGTGGAGCCGATGTCCACCCCGAGATGGAAAACTGCCGTCGCCTGGGTATTGCTTACGGGCACGTTGGTAGATTAACATACTACCCCTGTTCAGGGTAAGCTGCGGGATGCATCTGGAACCCACCGGGACGATATGGCGTAGCTATTTAATCCCTCATCCCTTTCGTAAAGCTCAGGAGGAACCATGCGTAACGCTCTTTTATTTGTGCTTCTCGGCTTCCTGGCCCTGCCGGTTCTGGCCGGCGTGCGGATAGGCGTGCTCTACTTCGACGTCGCCGCGCCGGACGACACCTACGACTACCTATCCACCGGCATGGCCGAGATGCTGATGACCGATCTGGCCAACCAGCCCGACATGACCGTCGTCGAGCGGGAGCGGCTGGATCAGGTTCTGGCCGAGCACTCCCTGTCGGGTTCCGGCGTCACCGACCCCGGAACCGCCGTCGAGCTGGGCCGCATCCTCGGCCTGGACCTGATGGTCATGGGCTCCCTGACGGTGGTCGAGGGGTGCATGCGGCTGGACGCCCAGGTTCTCTTCGTGGAGTCGGGGGAGGTGGCCGGCGGCGTGCGGGCCGAGACGACCGATACCGGCGGCGTTTTCGAGATGGTGGACCTGGTCTCCCGCCAGCTCGTGGATAAAATCCGCTCCCTGCGGTACGGCAAGGGGTACACCCCGGTGGTCTTCGTGGACCCGAACTCTGACGCGCCGCGAGTGGACGTGGCCTTCTTCGTGGATACCACCGGCTCCATGGGTGATGAGATCGAGGTTGTCAAGCAGGAGATGCGTAAGATCGCCGTGAACATCGCCCAGGGCACCCCGTCCCCCGCGGTGCGCTTCGCCATCGTCGTGTACCGTGACCGCGGCGACGAGTACGTGACCCAACTCACCGACTTCACCTACGACATCCTCGCCGTCCAGGAGGTCATAGACGCCATCTACGCCGGCGGCGGCGGCGACGAAGAGGAGAGCGTTTTCCGCGCCATGGACGACGGCATCAACGATCTCTCCTGGGACTCCAACCACGAGGTGACCAAGCTCGCCTTCCTCTTGGGCGACGCCGGTCCCCACGAGTACTCCGACGAGTACTACACCCTGGACGACGCCGTGGATGACGCCAACGACCGGGGCATCTCCATCTTCGCCATCGGCTGCTCCGGCCTGAGCGCCTACGGCGAGAACTCCTTCAAACAGGTGGCCTTCGGCACCAACGGATCCTTCGAGTACCTGTCCTACCGCAAGACCTACGTGGACGACTCGGGCCGCGTGGCGAGCTACATCTACGAGGGCGACCACGTGTACGACGAGGAGGCGGTCCACCGTGAGCTCGCGGATTCGGGCGTCATAGACGAAGACACCTCGGTGTTCGACGTTGGCGTGGCTCGGGCCACCGTGGCCGAGGAGGCCATCGCGGCGGGCGAGGTGGACAAGGATACCGAGGCGTACCACTCGGGCGGCGCCGTGGGAGGAGTAACAGCCTCCCCGACCTCCGTCTCCGACGACACCCGCGATCGGGCCGAGACCACGGCCGCCGAGAGAGCGTACACCGGCGATGTATCCGGCACCGAGACGAGTGTGGACAACAACCTCGACAAGCTGGTCACCCAGGTGGTCCAGTCCAACGTGGCCAGCCGCAGCGGCGTCACTTACGACATGGGCCACACCCAGGCGCGCATCCAGGTCCGCCAGGGCGATCAAGTTTACTGGATTCCGGTCACCGACTCCCGCCAGCTGGCCCGCCTCGAGGAGGCCGCCGGGACGGGCGAGACCGTCTGGCTGGCCGCCGGCGTCAAGGACAC includes the following:
- a CDS encoding VWA domain-containing protein produces the protein MRNALLFVLLGFLALPVLAGVRIGVLYFDVAAPDDTYDYLSTGMAEMLMTDLANQPDMTVVERERLDQVLAEHSLSGSGVTDPGTAVELGRILGLDLMVMGSLTVVEGCMRLDAQVLFVESGEVAGGVRAETTDTGGVFEMVDLVSRQLVDKIRSLRYGKGYTPVVFVDPNSDAPRVDVAFFVDTTGSMGDEIEVVKQEMRKIAVNIAQGTPSPAVRFAIVVYRDRGDEYVTQLTDFTYDILAVQEVIDAIYAGGGGDEEESVFRAMDDGINDLSWDSNHEVTKLAFLLGDAGPHEYSDEYYTLDDAVDDANDRGISIFAIGCSGLSAYGENSFKQVAFGTNGSFEYLSYRKTYVDDSGRVASYIYEGDHVYDEEAVHRELADSGVIDEDTSVFDVGVARATVAEEAIAAGEVDKDTEAYHSGGAVGGVTASPTSVSDDTRDRAETTAAERAYTGDVSGTETSVDNNLDKLVTQVVQSNVASRSGVTYDMGHTQARIQVRQGDQVYWIPVTDSRQLARLEEAAGTGETVWLAAGVKDTSGEEGAEAPMAFRSGSLTVLDSSADAPTMTQRSLADLEEDPTYYMNNGLGDENQWSFEAEIMAIEYTE
- a CDS encoding acyl-CoA dehydratase activase; this encodes MPVSNTQATAVFHLGVDIGSTTSKAVALAGGKIIGRSLRPTGEDFASAARDVIADAAVGRPGFTVGTGYGRRLVPGADRTLTEITCLALGARALDRDAAACLDICGQDAKFLWLTPDGRPAGFALNDRCAAGTGRFLELAAARIGLRLEEWETVGLDEAEGLVLSATCGVFAESELVGHLASGMSPRALAAAAALSITARVVPLAALAGRPGMPGNGGLVLAGGVSNNALVVAALREAFATLGLPVRVLPEPSYAVAYGAALAAAKLFSTGKEPE